Proteins from a genomic interval of Amycolatopsis sp. cg13:
- a CDS encoding LacI family DNA-binding transcriptional regulator has product MTVLAPEVSHWDLPVTHRFGVALGRHASPYHDQLLRAIRGAAARAGCDLLLADTSDCPREEAEVLRALRADRVDGVLLVPAPGDEDVVNGLVRTGVPTVLVDRIAGRNDVDQVGSENFQAMSALVEHLAARRHRRIALITGTEGTTVSEERALGYRLGLGRAGLRYHPELVASGLSTAGGAARAAAKLLDGWPSPTALVVAGEAMLIGVQWEAHRRGIRIGSELAVVGYGDMDWARTVSPGVTTMAQPISEIGRRAVQLLLARCREPERRPESVRLAPRFLHRASCGC; this is encoded by the coding sequence ATGACCGTTCTGGCGCCGGAGGTCTCCCACTGGGACCTGCCGGTCACCCATCGGTTCGGGGTGGCACTGGGGAGGCACGCCAGCCCGTACCACGACCAGCTGCTGCGTGCCATCCGCGGCGCTGCCGCGCGGGCGGGTTGCGACCTGCTGCTGGCCGACACCAGCGACTGCCCGCGCGAGGAAGCCGAAGTGCTGCGCGCCCTGCGGGCGGACCGCGTCGACGGTGTGCTCTTGGTGCCCGCCCCCGGTGACGAGGACGTCGTGAACGGGCTCGTGCGGACGGGCGTCCCCACCGTGCTGGTGGACCGGATCGCCGGCCGCAACGACGTCGACCAGGTCGGGTCGGAGAACTTCCAGGCCATGTCCGCGCTGGTCGAGCACCTGGCTGCGCGACGGCACCGGCGGATCGCGCTGATCACCGGGACCGAGGGGACCACCGTCAGCGAAGAGCGCGCCCTCGGTTACCGCCTGGGCCTAGGCCGCGCGGGCCTGCGCTACCACCCGGAACTGGTCGCCTCCGGCCTATCCACCGCCGGCGGCGCGGCCCGAGCTGCTGCGAAGTTGTTGGACGGTTGGCCTTCACCTACTGCTCTGGTGGTCGCTGGCGAGGCCATGCTGATCGGCGTGCAGTGGGAAGCACACCGCCGCGGAATCCGGATCGGGTCGGAGCTGGCTGTCGTCGGTTACGGCGACATGGACTGGGCGCGGACGGTTTCGCCTGGCGTGACGACGATGGCGCAACCGATCTCGGAGATCGGCCGCCGAGCGGTGCAGTTGCTGCTGGCGCGCTGCCGGGAGCCAGAGCGTCGACCGGAGTCGGTCCGTCTCGCGCCTCGGTTTTTGCACCGCGCTTCTTGCGGGTGCTGA
- a CDS encoding LacI family DNA-binding transcriptional regulator has protein sequence MPRPRSARPTQRDIAEMAGVSITTVSHVVNGTRAVAEETKAAVLRAIETTGYTGDAIARSLVTGGTRSIGMAISLVANPYFAALMHAIEREASANGYTVLLADTHDTAGTERDVVRALRSRRVDGLLITPAPGDGSVLGELVSLDVPTVLMDRLTTRTDIDQVGAENIQATSALTAHLASLGHRRIGMISGAPGLTTSDERVLGYRLGLGRSGLSWSADLVACGQSSRDGGGLALSTLLALPDPPTALVVANDSMMVGVLHEARRRGLRIGQDLPVVVYDDVEWADLVDPPLTTMAQPIDEIGRRAVQLLLARLADPGRPAETVRLPPTLRHRASCGCA, from the coding sequence ATGCCGCGACCCCGCTCCGCCCGCCCGACCCAGCGCGACATCGCCGAAATGGCGGGCGTGTCGATCACGACGGTGTCGCACGTCGTCAACGGCACGCGGGCGGTGGCCGAGGAGACGAAAGCCGCGGTGCTGCGGGCGATCGAGACCACCGGGTACACCGGCGACGCGATCGCTCGTTCGCTGGTCACCGGGGGTACGCGGTCGATCGGGATGGCGATCTCGCTGGTCGCGAACCCGTACTTCGCGGCGCTGATGCACGCGATCGAGCGAGAGGCGTCGGCAAACGGATACACCGTGCTGCTGGCGGACACGCACGACACCGCAGGCACCGAGCGGGACGTGGTGCGCGCCTTGCGGTCGCGGCGGGTCGACGGCCTGCTGATCACGCCCGCGCCCGGCGACGGGTCGGTGCTGGGCGAACTGGTTTCGCTGGACGTGCCGACCGTGCTGATGGATCGGCTCACCACCCGGACCGACATCGACCAGGTCGGCGCGGAGAACATCCAGGCGACCTCGGCGCTGACGGCGCATCTGGCGTCGCTGGGCCATCGCCGGATCGGCATGATCTCCGGCGCGCCCGGCCTGACGACAAGCGACGAACGTGTCCTCGGCTATCGGCTCGGCCTCGGCCGCTCGGGCTTGAGCTGGTCGGCTGATTTGGTGGCTTGCGGACAGTCCTCTCGCGACGGTGGCGGCCTGGCGCTGAGCACGCTGCTGGCGCTGCCGGATCCGCCGACCGCGCTGGTGGTCGCGAACGACAGCATGATGGTCGGCGTGCTGCACGAGGCGCGGCGGCGGGGTTTGCGGATCGGCCAGGACCTGCCCGTGGTGGTGTACGACGACGTCGAATGGGCCGATCTCGTGGACCCGCCGCTGACGACCATGGCCCAGCCGATCGACGAAATCGGCCGCCGCGCGGTGCAGCTGTTGTTGGCTCGACTGGCGGATCCCGGGCGTCCCGCCGAGACTGTGCGGTTGCCGCCGACTTTGCGGCACCGGGCTTCCTGCGGGTGTGCGTAG
- a CDS encoding substrate-binding domain-containing protein, with the protein MRHRSLTALALAAAVAVSTAGCTVERHWGGSSKTGGSGKAKVGLVTKTDTNPYFVELRNAASAAAKANGADFSALAGQFDGDNDGQVRAIENLMQQGVNTILITPSSSTGVLKAIKDARDAGILVIALDTATEPPDAVDATFATDNFAAGEQQGAYVKAALKGTDPKLLMVDGTAGSSVDTQRHGGFLKGIGLKDGAPEIKGHTAANGDQSLAQQGMENLLQRTTDINAVYTMNEPMGRGAYAALKARGLNGQLTVGSIDGGCEGVQNVKNGQFAVTVMQFPRKMAEQGVLAAVDYAKTGKKPSGFVNTGSTAITDHPMPGVPSKDTAWGLQNCWGGGK; encoded by the coding sequence ATGAGACACCGGAGTCTCACCGCACTCGCCTTGGCGGCCGCTGTCGCGGTCTCCACCGCAGGGTGCACCGTCGAACGCCACTGGGGCGGCAGCTCCAAAACCGGCGGGAGTGGCAAGGCCAAGGTCGGCCTCGTCACGAAGACCGACACCAACCCGTACTTCGTCGAACTGCGCAACGCCGCGTCCGCCGCGGCGAAGGCCAACGGCGCTGACTTCAGTGCGCTCGCCGGGCAGTTCGACGGCGACAACGACGGTCAGGTGCGCGCGATCGAGAACCTGATGCAGCAGGGCGTCAACACCATCCTGATCACCCCGAGTTCGTCGACCGGCGTGCTGAAGGCCATCAAGGACGCTCGCGACGCGGGCATCCTGGTGATCGCCCTCGACACCGCCACCGAACCGCCGGACGCGGTCGACGCCACCTTCGCCACCGACAACTTCGCGGCAGGCGAGCAGCAGGGCGCGTACGTCAAGGCGGCGCTGAAGGGCACCGATCCCAAACTCCTGATGGTCGACGGCACCGCGGGCAGTTCGGTCGACACCCAGCGGCACGGCGGGTTCCTCAAGGGCATCGGGCTCAAGGACGGCGCGCCGGAGATCAAGGGCCACACCGCCGCCAACGGTGACCAGAGCCTCGCCCAGCAGGGCATGGAGAACCTCCTGCAGCGCACTACCGATATCAACGCGGTGTACACGATGAACGAGCCGATGGGCCGCGGCGCGTACGCGGCGTTGAAAGCGCGTGGGCTCAACGGACAGCTCACCGTCGGCTCGATCGACGGCGGTTGCGAGGGCGTGCAGAACGTCAAGAACGGCCAGTTCGCCGTCACCGTGATGCAGTTCCCGCGGAAGATGGCCGAGCAGGGCGTACTGGCGGCGGTCGACTACGCGAAGACCGGGAAGAAGCCGAGCGGGTTCGTGAACACCGGCTCGACCGCGATCACCGACCACCCGATGCCGGGCGTCCCGAGCAAGGACACCGCGTGGGGCCTGCAGAACTGCTGGGGAGGCGGGAAATGA